CCGCGCTGCCGCTCTTCCACTGCAACGCGCAGGAGATGACGGCCCTCACGGCGCTGCTGAACGACCTGACCGCCGCGTTCGACGAGCGCTTCTCGGCGAGCCTCTTCTGGGAGACCGCGGCCCGCTTCGGCGCGACGCACGTCTCGCTGCTGATCTCGATGATCAACGTCCTCTACAAGCAGCCCGGTAAGGAGACCGACCGGACCCATGCGGTACGGACCGCCCTCACGGCCGGCACGACCCGCGCGATCTGGCCGGAGTTCGAGCGACGCTTCGGGCTCACGATCGTCGAACTGTACGGGATGACCGAGTGCGGCTGCACGACCCTGATGAACCCGCCCGGAGCGATCCGGGTCGGCTCGGTCGGAACACCTCTCGGATTCATCGAGGCGGACGTGGTCGACGACGACGACCGCCCGGTGGCGGACGGGGTGCGGGGCGAGCTCGTGGTGCGGCCGCGCGCACCGTTCACGATGTTCTCTGGCTACCTCGGGAAGCCGGAGAAGACGGTCGAGGCGTGGCGGAACCTGTGGTTCCACACCGGCGACTACGTCACGCGCGACGCCGACGGCTACTACTACTTCGTGGACCGCAAGAAGGACGTCATCCGTCGGCGCGGCGAGAACCTGGCGCCCTACGACGTCGAGAGCGTGCTCAACCGTCACCCGGCCGTCTTCGAGACGGTGGTGGTCGGGGTCCCGTCCCCCCTCGGCGAGGAGGACGTCAAGGCGTTCGTCCAGCTCCGGCCCGGGGCGAGCGCCTCGCCCCGCGAGCTGTTCGAGTACTGTGTCGTCCACCTGCCGTACTTCATGGTCCCGAAGTACCTCGAGTTCATCGACGAGATCCCGAAGACCGCGAACCAGAAGGCGCAGCGGTTCGTCCTCCGGGACCGCTCGACGGGAACCCAGTACGACCGCGAGGAGCTCGGTGTCGTCGCCCGGCCCCGCTGAGCCGACCGCACCTCGCCGCCGGCCGCTCGTGCTCCTGGACGCGAACGCACTGTTCCTCCCGGGGACGGTCGGCTTCCCGCTCGATGCCGAGATTGAGCGCCTGGTACCGGGAGCGCACGTCGCCGTCGCCGAATCAGTGCGGCGGGAGCTCGAGCGGCTCGTCGCCACGGGCGAGCCTCGGGCCGCCCTCGCGCGGACGCTCGCTACGCGCTACGACGCGATAGCGGAGTCGTCCGAGGGCGACGAGGGCGTCGTGGCGTGCGCGGCGCGGGAGCGGGCGGTCGTCGTGACCGCGGACCGGGCCCTCCGGGCGCGCCTGCTCGCGCTCGGGCTCGACGTGCTCAGCCCGCGGGACCGCCACCGCCTGGAGCGCACGCGCGGCCGCGCCCGAGACAACGGTTAAGACTCGTCCCCGGCTCCGAACGGATCGGATGCGCGACGACGACCGGATGCTGGACCTTCCCGAGGAGTTCGGGAGCGGCATCGTCGGGGTGTGCGACATCTGCGGCACGCGCCAGGCGGTCATCATCCTGCAGAAGGAGCGCTACAAGCTCTGCGTCCTCGACTTCCTCAACAAGACCTGGCTCCAGTCCGAGAAGAAGCCCGGCGCTCCGGCGCCGCTCTACCGGAGCGACCGGATCTGGTTCGAGACCCGGACGGTCCCGGAGGGCAAGGCGCCGGCGATCGTCCTCACGCCGACCAAGATCGTCAAGCACCCGGTCGTCCTGATCACGCCGGACGTCTTCGGCATCACCACCACGCTGCTCGACGCGGCGATCCGCTTCGCACGCGAGGGCTGCGAGGTGATGATCCCCGATCTCGGGAAGACCGGGGGCATCGGCCCCGCCCACCACCTCGCCCTGCGCACCGGCCGGCAGTTCCGCGGCGGGGTCTCGCCGCGCTCGAAGCGGGTCCTCACGCTGGTGAACCTGTACGCGGACGCGCTCTCCGCGCTGCGGGCGCGCGAGATGGTCGATGCGACGAAGTCCGCGGTCTTCGGAGTCTCCTACGGAGGGAGCCTGGCGCTCGCGGTAGCGGCCGAGGACACCCGCCTCGCCGCGGTCGTGCTCGCCTA
This region of Thermoplasmata archaeon genomic DNA includes:
- a CDS encoding AMP-binding protein, which translates into the protein MLAPGEEYHDLATLVREKARKNGERIALRFRERALSYRTLDQESDRIASGLADAGLRPGERVAALLFNTPEFPLLWFALAKRRLVLVPLNTGLKGEILRYELADCAPSGLVIDRRLWDTYAPLRAGLGLPREWVVDRDGGALPPGAVNFAALPSERAAPPLDAPGAAEPVAVLYTSGTTGPPKGAVIPHEKPIATAREIGLRSRLTADSVLFTALPLFHCNAQEMTALTALLNDLTAAFDERFSASLFWETAARFGATHVSLLISMINVLYKQPGKETDRTHAVRTALTAGTTRAIWPEFERRFGLTIVELYGMTECGCTTLMNPPGAIRVGSVGTPLGFIEADVVDDDDRPVADGVRGELVVRPRAPFTMFSGYLGKPEKTVEAWRNLWFHTGDYVTRDADGYYYFVDRKKDVIRRRGENLAPYDVESVLNRHPAVFETVVVGVPSPLGEEDVKAFVQLRPGASASPRELFEYCVVHLPYFMVPKYLEFIDEIPKTANQKAQRFVLRDRSTGTQYDREELGVVARPR
- a CDS encoding dienelactone hydrolase family protein; protein product: MRDDDRMLDLPEEFGSGIVGVCDICGTRQAVIILQKERYKLCVLDFLNKTWLQSEKKPGAPAPLYRSDRIWFETRTVPEGKAPAIVLTPTKIVKHPVVLITPDVFGITTTLLDAAIRFAREGCEVMIPDLGKTGGIGPAHHLALRTGRQFRGGVSPRSKRVLTLVNLYADALSALRAREMVDATKSAVFGVSYGGSLALAVAAEDTRLAAVVLAYPQPVSPAGLPKLVTAPILYVGGTDDRSAARARAQLAAARGTRGVSIELDDVAGARHGFLARDLGAYDLARAEAAWARILGFVKQQLLPPPPKPPVPPTVSAAAVLPRPPAPSAAAPAPPASATSAPPTTAPRSI